From Pseudoalteromonas rubra, one genomic window encodes:
- a CDS encoding sigma-54-dependent transcriptional regulator has product MDPVTNITLLFVDDEPLILRSLTRALKSEPYTVFTATSGEEGLALLEQHPIDVVVSDKMMPNMSGIEFLAQVAERFPDTIRMMLTAFTEVEDLIDAINQGKVWGYMQKPFDISNIKLTLEQAVQTKMLVAERNMLRASLQRYHSSIKSQFYRFVGGSIAMQMVYKAIEKAGPSQANVFITGPSGTGKELAADAIHRASTRKDKPLVCINCAAIPNELMESEIFGHIKGAFSGAVTNRDGAATQADGGTLFLDEIGEMDMNLQAKILRFVQSGAFQKVGSGKEEKVDVRFICATNREPHQAIADQRLREDLFYRLNVIAIDLPALHERDHDALQIAQHFLSKFSEIENKVFVGFSSAAERLIVNYDWPGNVRQLENLIHSCVVMSDGPLITEDTLQMQLKLKPSDAQVLLNGQSGSAAAAQDTPMPQPVAVQESGYAAPLPPEVPSENQICSLAEVERIAIEKAIAACDDNVVKAASLLEVSPSTLYRKIQQWGDNKTGA; this is encoded by the coding sequence ATGGACCCGGTTACTAACATTACCTTACTGTTCGTCGATGACGAACCCCTTATTCTGCGCTCCCTCACCCGTGCGCTTAAAAGCGAGCCTTATACGGTGTTCACCGCGACAAGTGGAGAAGAAGGCCTGGCCTTGTTAGAACAGCACCCTATCGACGTTGTTGTCTCAGATAAAATGATGCCCAATATGTCCGGCATTGAATTTCTGGCTCAGGTCGCCGAGCGTTTTCCGGACACCATTCGTATGATGCTCACCGCCTTCACCGAAGTAGAAGATCTCATTGACGCAATTAACCAAGGTAAGGTATGGGGCTATATGCAAAAGCCCTTCGACATCAGTAATATCAAGCTGACACTTGAGCAAGCCGTTCAGACTAAGATGTTGGTCGCCGAACGCAATATGTTGCGGGCCAGCCTACAGCGCTATCATAGCTCAATCAAATCGCAGTTTTATCGCTTTGTAGGGGGCTCCATTGCCATGCAAATGGTGTATAAAGCCATCGAAAAAGCAGGCCCCAGTCAGGCTAATGTATTTATCACCGGGCCCAGTGGGACCGGTAAAGAGCTGGCTGCCGATGCTATTCACCGCGCCAGCACACGTAAAGACAAACCGCTGGTGTGCATCAACTGTGCTGCGATCCCCAATGAACTGATGGAATCAGAGATCTTTGGTCACATCAAAGGCGCATTCTCGGGGGCAGTCACTAACCGCGATGGTGCTGCCACGCAAGCAGATGGCGGCACCCTGTTTTTAGATGAAATCGGCGAAATGGACATGAACCTGCAGGCTAAGATCTTACGCTTTGTCCAGTCAGGGGCCTTCCAGAAGGTCGGTAGTGGCAAAGAAGAAAAGGTCGATGTGCGTTTTATCTGCGCGACCAACCGCGAACCACATCAGGCCATTGCCGATCAGCGGTTACGTGAAGACTTGTTTTACCGTCTGAACGTCATTGCCATTGATTTGCCCGCATTGCATGAACGAGATCACGATGCCCTGCAAATTGCGCAGCACTTTTTGAGCAAGTTCAGTGAAATCGAAAACAAAGTCTTTGTTGGTTTTTCATCTGCCGCAGAGCGACTCATCGTAAACTATGACTGGCCCGGTAATGTACGTCAGCTCGAAAACCTGATCCACAGCTGTGTGGTAATGTCCGATGGTCCCCTCATCACCGAAGACACGTTACAAATGCAGCTTAAGCTCAAGCCGAGCGATGCCCAGGTTTTACTTAACGGTCAGTCTGGCAGCGCCGCTGCAGCTCAGGACACACCAATGCCGCAACCCGTGGCAGTGCAGGAAAGTGGCTATGCAGCCCCCCTTCCACCGGAAGTTCCTTCTGAAAATCAGATTTGTTCACTCGCCGAGGTTGAACGTATCGCCATAGAAAAGGCCATTGCAGCATGCGATGACAATGTGGTGAAAGCTGCCAGTTTACTCGAAGTTAGCCCTTCAACGCTGTATCGCAAAATACAGCAATGGGGAGACAATAAAACCGGTGCCTGA
- a CDS encoding LruC domain-containing protein: MMKLLNPLYPLMASGLISFAASAVELIDGQYVWQFQSGEAWPTGYNQSTGKPDSLIYARDEYSSEFFQRIQNALPEARVNEAFITGDEGSTIHLVEDAEVFVTFIHEGAGYKNSFGYFTFDPDNPPQTPEEVRETIIFPNLSYPHLTNGHRLSLGEFPAGTSIGFFIAANGFWYYTGVKPFQIPYYYSLSDLNPESNATLRQHCVLLLDEEEQEVVIGFEDLPRTWGDNDFNDAVFSVKSSPASAISALNLTVMPEQNDSDADGIEDEQDEFPDDFNRAYSQYYPSAEGVTTLAFEDNWPARGDHDMNDLVVKQRIRFTYNADNQISGFIIYGWITARGAAYQNGFGLRLMNSDPALIKQATLTVDGTNYDKEAESGQTNAVISVWSNTHTFTTTNQPGQCQHFNTVMTCDYFEPVPYTLDVSFEQNLGALSINDFDFFLYRTQDRSLEIHMADYPPTDKFDANRFGTADDTSDAQAGRYFRTAENLPWALMISNDWHYPREYLDVIWAYPAYETWVESNGEQAQDWFMTNERTTHTFSAH, translated from the coding sequence ATGATGAAACTGCTTAACCCACTTTACCCGTTAATGGCCTCCGGGCTAATATCCTTTGCAGCCTCTGCTGTCGAACTGATTGATGGCCAATATGTTTGGCAATTTCAGTCGGGCGAAGCCTGGCCTACAGGCTATAACCAGTCCACCGGTAAACCCGACTCACTAATCTATGCACGTGACGAATATAGTTCGGAGTTCTTCCAGCGGATCCAAAACGCACTGCCTGAAGCGAGAGTTAATGAGGCCTTCATCACAGGTGACGAAGGTTCTACCATACACCTGGTTGAAGACGCCGAAGTGTTTGTGACTTTCATTCATGAAGGCGCGGGTTATAAAAACTCATTCGGCTACTTTACCTTCGACCCGGACAATCCGCCCCAGACACCCGAAGAGGTGCGTGAAACCATCATCTTTCCGAACCTCAGCTACCCACACCTGACCAATGGCCACCGACTGAGTCTTGGTGAGTTTCCGGCTGGTACCAGCATTGGCTTTTTTATTGCGGCAAACGGCTTTTGGTATTACACCGGTGTAAAACCATTTCAGATCCCTTATTACTATTCATTGTCTGATCTCAACCCGGAAAGCAACGCAACCTTACGTCAGCACTGTGTATTGCTGCTGGATGAAGAGGAACAAGAGGTCGTCATCGGCTTCGAAGACTTACCCCGTACCTGGGGAGATAACGACTTTAATGATGCCGTCTTCAGCGTAAAAAGCTCACCCGCATCTGCCATCTCAGCGCTCAACCTGACGGTGATGCCAGAGCAAAACGACAGCGATGCCGACGGCATTGAAGACGAACAGGACGAATTTCCTGACGACTTTAACCGGGCCTACAGTCAATATTATCCGAGCGCAGAAGGGGTCACGACACTCGCATTCGAAGATAACTGGCCTGCTCGTGGCGACCACGACATGAATGACCTGGTTGTTAAACAACGCATTCGCTTTACCTACAATGCAGACAACCAGATCAGCGGATTCATCATTTATGGTTGGATCACGGCGCGCGGTGCGGCCTACCAAAATGGCTTTGGTCTGCGCCTGATGAACAGTGACCCGGCTTTGATAAAACAAGCCACCCTGACTGTAGATGGCACAAATTATGACAAAGAGGCAGAAAGTGGACAAACTAACGCCGTGATATCGGTGTGGAGCAACACCCATACTTTTACCACCACAAATCAGCCTGGCCAGTGCCAGCACTTTAATACGGTGATGACCTGCGACTACTTTGAACCTGTGCCATACACCTTAGATGTCAGCTTTGAACAAAACCTGGGTGCACTGAGCATTAACGATTTCGATTTCTTCCTGTACAGAACACAAGATCGTTCACTGGAAATCCACATGGCAGATTACCCGCCAACAGACAAGTTTGATGCTAACCGCTTTGGCACAGCCGATGATACCTCAGATGCGCAAGCGGGCCGCTACTTCAGAACAGCCGAGAACCTGCCTTGGGCCTTGATGATCAGTAATGACTGGCACTACCCCAGAGAGTATCTCGACGTGATTTGGGCGTATCCTGCCTACGAAACCTGGGTGGAAAGTAATGGCGAGCAGGCCCAGGACTGGTTTATGACCAACGAACGCACCACCCACACTTTCAGCGCACATTAA
- a CDS encoding polysaccharide pyruvyl transferase family protein, which produces MAAKNKAYIVGYYGMRNSGDDALMLASAMGARHFLGSEQITVSAPDDDALVNQIGCVGQLPLLFRGHQRLWHYRHAYGAQHVIFGGGSVLHSSRDIALKRHMMALSGRKQSMALGVGIEPFKTLDDEIQCKKFLYECGLVTLRDKQSYDIAEALAPHANLKHTFDLAPSLLHHLRGKLNPVKRQGVAFNFCPQSIDAFGNVNEHNELRRIAKAVDLITTAWSFTNEDIYLVDLNDQTKGSDRAIHDKIVARLPEYVNVKRVSYVPNPASILQCMAMFRVMIGMRLHAQIYAYMTQTPFISLQYHAKCTQWCEQIGLPPQYAFDANEFSPDTLFRVMYRGLERGFDAPSLALNQAITLSLSNWSENYEYDSIHSRYSTVQ; this is translated from the coding sequence ATGGCAGCAAAAAACAAAGCATATATTGTCGGTTACTACGGCATGCGCAACAGCGGTGACGATGCGCTTATGCTGGCATCAGCAATGGGAGCCCGGCATTTTCTGGGCAGTGAACAGATCACTGTCAGTGCCCCTGACGACGACGCACTGGTGAATCAGATTGGCTGCGTTGGACAGCTACCACTGCTGTTTCGTGGTCACCAGCGGTTATGGCATTACCGCCATGCGTATGGGGCACAGCACGTTATTTTTGGTGGTGGCTCTGTGCTACATAGTAGCCGCGACATTGCCCTTAAACGTCATATGATGGCACTGAGTGGTCGTAAGCAGTCCATGGCACTGGGTGTTGGTATTGAGCCATTCAAAACCCTGGATGATGAAATACAGTGTAAAAAGTTTCTGTATGAATGTGGGCTGGTTACCTTACGTGATAAACAAAGTTATGACATTGCCGAGGCGCTGGCGCCTCATGCGAACCTGAAGCACACGTTTGATCTTGCGCCTTCCTTACTGCATCACCTACGAGGTAAATTGAATCCGGTTAAGCGCCAGGGGGTTGCATTTAATTTTTGCCCACAGTCTATTGATGCGTTTGGCAATGTGAATGAACACAACGAGTTGCGTCGTATTGCGAAAGCGGTTGACCTCATTACGACAGCGTGGAGCTTTACTAATGAAGACATTTATCTGGTTGACTTGAATGATCAAACAAAAGGCAGCGACAGAGCCATTCACGACAAAATAGTCGCCCGCCTGCCAGAGTATGTGAATGTGAAACGGGTCAGCTATGTGCCGAACCCAGCAAGTATCTTACAGTGCATGGCGATGTTCCGGGTGATGATTGGCATGCGGCTGCATGCGCAAATATACGCCTACATGACACAAACACCGTTTATCAGTCTGCAATATCACGCCAAGTGTACACAGTGGTGTGAACAAATTGGCTTGCCGCCGCAGTATGCGTTTGACGCCAATGAATTTAGTCCGGATACCTTATTTCGGGTGATGTATCGCGGCCTGGAGCGAGGTTTCGATGCCCCCAGTCTGGCCCTTAACCAGGCTATCACCTTATCTCTTTCTAACTGGAGCGAAAACTATGAATACGATTCAATTCACAGTCGTTATTCCACTGTACAATAA
- a CDS encoding WecB/TagA/CpsF family glycosyltransferase produces MSTYLTKHSSHASESGARKALRVSAALVLATVLVPLFCFNSLAALICFKAPLRRQTWIDVSAQPVSLLGWQVGVFKRSAALLNVVSGRIRFVGNPLLRDGVSMPRVARLHSPCGQPGLFDCLWLHSLTGLSVDKPLALLHAQHNQSLFADILLVFKVLLCLGLYRKPTSTPSSSELFGIPFSNTRMQVAVDWVVKDSAETDTQGCQSAYYINVNSVNLSAGNAQLYQVLQNSDRNFIDGSGMRIAARKAGMNLADNNNGTDMLPGLCQAAAENQRSLFLLGAQPGVAHKAAANLSQQYPGLRIAGAHHGYFDDDEHVVDCINQSGADIVLVALGSPRQELWIDNNKHKLQAQCALAVGGLFDFFSGKIARAPMWMRELGLEWVWRLIQEPKAKFNRYVLGNPIFLFRVYVLQQALRGL; encoded by the coding sequence ATGTCTACGTACTTAACCAAACATTCATCACACGCAAGTGAGTCAGGTGCACGTAAAGCACTCAGAGTCAGCGCTGCATTGGTGTTAGCTACCGTTTTAGTGCCATTATTCTGCTTCAATTCTCTGGCTGCGCTAATCTGTTTCAAAGCGCCACTGAGACGCCAGACCTGGATAGACGTGAGTGCTCAGCCTGTGTCTTTGTTGGGCTGGCAGGTTGGTGTGTTCAAGCGCAGCGCAGCGCTGTTAAATGTTGTGAGTGGTCGTATTCGGTTTGTTGGTAACCCGCTGCTACGTGACGGCGTGAGCATGCCCCGGGTGGCGCGTTTACACTCACCCTGTGGTCAGCCTGGACTATTCGATTGTCTCTGGTTACATAGCCTGACCGGGCTCAGTGTGGATAAGCCGCTCGCGTTGCTCCATGCGCAGCACAACCAGTCTTTGTTTGCAGATATTTTATTAGTATTTAAGGTGCTCTTGTGTCTGGGTTTGTATCGCAAACCCACAAGTACCCCGTCGAGCAGTGAATTGTTTGGAATTCCGTTTAGCAACACGCGTATGCAGGTTGCAGTGGATTGGGTCGTAAAAGACTCGGCGGAAACAGATACACAAGGGTGCCAGTCGGCTTACTACATCAATGTTAACTCGGTTAATTTATCGGCTGGTAACGCACAGCTTTATCAAGTTCTGCAAAACAGTGACCGGAACTTTATTGATGGGTCGGGCATGCGGATCGCGGCCCGAAAAGCGGGCATGAACCTGGCCGACAACAACAATGGCACCGACATGCTGCCCGGGCTTTGTCAGGCTGCTGCTGAAAATCAACGTTCTCTGTTTTTACTCGGTGCACAGCCCGGTGTTGCACACAAAGCCGCTGCCAACTTGAGTCAACAATACCCGGGGTTGCGTATCGCGGGTGCGCACCACGGTTACTTCGATGATGATGAACATGTTGTCGACTGTATCAATCAAAGTGGTGCCGATATTGTACTGGTCGCATTGGGCTCGCCTCGTCAGGAACTCTGGATAGATAACAACAAACATAAACTCCAGGCGCAGTGTGCGCTGGCGGTCGGCGGCTTATTCGATTTTTTCTCCGGCAAAATAGCGCGTGCCCCCATGTGGATGAGAGAGCTGGGCCTTGAATGGGTTTGGCGTCTTATCCAGGAGCCCAAAGCCAAGTTTAACCGCTATGTGCTCGGTAACCCGATTTTCCTATTCCGTGTTTATGTTTTACAACAAGCTTTGCGAGGACTTTAA
- a CDS encoding sugar transferase — protein sequence MYSIKKTTENQYNTMSSSASELTKTDGRHHGIPACLQRLAAITGLLLLSPFLLVLIALIKLESQGPCVYKQVRVGKLGRRFTMYKFRSMYMPEDPRFRNPDPAQSDREGVCAKYRNDPRITRIGAFIRKYSIDELPQLMNVVRGDMLLIGPRPALEKEVHAYQPHELGRLNSEQGLTGLWQVTGRADTTFAQQVQLDKRYISEQSALNDVTILLKTIPCVIGAKGAY from the coding sequence ATGTATAGCATCAAAAAAACCACAGAAAATCAGTACAATACAATGTCATCATCTGCTTCTGAGCTAACCAAAACAGATGGTCGTCACCATGGTATTCCAGCCTGTTTGCAGCGCCTGGCTGCGATCACCGGATTACTGTTACTAAGCCCATTTTTATTGGTGCTTATAGCGCTGATCAAGCTGGAAAGTCAGGGCCCATGTGTATATAAGCAGGTTCGGGTCGGTAAACTGGGCCGCCGTTTTACTATGTATAAGTTTCGTTCTATGTACATGCCAGAGGATCCGCGTTTTCGTAATCCGGACCCGGCACAAAGCGACCGTGAAGGTGTGTGCGCTAAATATCGCAATGATCCGCGTATTACCCGTATTGGCGCTTTTATCCGTAAGTACTCAATCGATGAGTTACCCCAGTTGATGAATGTGGTACGGGGAGACATGCTGTTGATAGGTCCGCGCCCTGCGCTGGAGAAAGAAGTACACGCATACCAACCACATGAGTTAGGTCGTCTTAACAGTGAGCAGGGGCTGACTGGCTTGTGGCAGGTCACCGGCCGGGCCGACACGACTTTTGCACAGCAGGTGCAATTGGATAAGCGCTATATCAGTGAGCAAAGTGCGCTGAACGATGTCACCATTTTGCTCAAGACCATTCCTTGCGTCATTGGTGCCAAAGGAGCCTACTAA